TTACCTCTCTGCCATTATCACCTGAATATCTACCAGAAAGCACGCCTGCGTAAGTGTTTTCATAATCGCGCTTGTTTGATAAAAAATACTCTAAATTATCGCCCATTTTTATCGCGCCGCCTGTGGCTTTATTAATCATCTCTGCCACACCTCTTTGGTATTTGCCCTTTTTAAAGCTTAGCATACCCAAAAGAGCGCGAGAGAGGTTATATGCGCTTTTATTAGCGGCTATAAAATTCCTATTTGTGCGGCTTAAATCTGTGTTTCTAGTCTTATTATCTAACTTCATATCGATTTTTTGATGCACAAAAGAGACATTTAGTCCTAAACTCTTAGCTACCCACGCATCATAAAGGCTTAGCTTTTGTTTAGAATCAAAATAATGCACGCCTGTGTTTCTAAACTTCTTATACCCTCCACCTTCTTGCGTATCTGCGCCATAGGCAAGTGGAGTTTGTGGCAAATCTTGCAGCTGCTGCTGCTCTTCTGGGTTATTTAGCGCGTAGCTTACATCTTTAGAATTCGTTTCCACCGCGCTTGAGAAATCACTCGCCGCATCATCATACGCATCATCTTTTTCTTTTTGTTCTAGCTCGCCCGCTCTTTCTGCTTCTATTTGCTCTATTTGCGCGCTAGAAGTGTTATTAAGTGCATCTATAGTCTCATCATATCGTTTATCTAGCATAGCTTGACCTGCGGCTATAGATTCTGGTGTTGTTTTATATTGATATACGCTCATCGCTCGCCCTTTGTCATATTGGTTTTTATCCACTCTGTGGGCTTTGCGCTCACTTTTAGAGTGATATTATCAGCTATCCACTCGCCTTTGGCGTTTTTTGCTTGGAAAATGATGGGAAAATCCCCATCTTTTTCGCTTCTAAAAACTAAAAACTTACTTTTTACCACCTCTGCGCCATTAATAAACTCGCATTCATTATCGCCAAAGATACTCACCCCCAAAAGCGTAACCGCCTCTCCCACCGACAAAGAAGTCTTAGGCGCGATGATAGCCACTTGTTTATTGCCAAAAATATCGCCCTTTAGCTTTAAAGTCTTATCAAGCAAATCTTGCAATGCTTCATCAAAATCCGTGTTTAAGGGCGTGGTATTAATCTTTTCAATCTCGCCTAAAACTTTAGTAGAAATATGCTCTAGCGTGCTGCCTGCGTTAAGATTAGCAGAATTATTCGCAATAGCATTCATAGCGACATTAAAATACTGCACCAGTGCGTTTGATTTATTAATGCTTGCATTATCTACTACGCTTCTTTTTATGGATTCTGCTTGTATGGCTGCGGCTATGGCTTCGCTATTTAGCTTTGTGTTCTCCATTCTTTGGCGCGAGATGCTCATTTCTAACTCTTGGCGCGTTTTTTCTTGCTCTAGGGCGATTTGCTGCTTTTTATAATCAAGCTCTTGCAAGGAAAGTGCTGTTTGTGTAGCTACTTGCGCGAGTTGGACTTGGATTTGTGCTAAATCGCTAGCACTAAAGTTATATTCGCGCACTTGGCGCAAAAATCCGCTGCTAAAAAGTGCGTCCTCAATACTTTGCAAACGCTTTAAGAATTCTCTATCGTTCATTATTTCACAACCAAAATATTATGTTTCTTGCCTTGAATAGGTGGCTTAGGCTTAGGCTTAGGCTTATGCAATCTTTCAAAAATTTCTTGTGCAATATCGCTTAAAAGCTTCTCAGTGCTTAAAAATTTCATGCTTTGCAAATACAGGGCAAACTCATAGCGCTCTTTAATCAAATCATTTTGTGCTAGAGCCTCTTTAAAGATGCTTTTGGCTTGCTGCGCTTGAATGTGTTTGATACTCTCACTTAAAGCTTCTTGTTTTTCTATAAAATTTATTAAATGCGCCACTATGGCGCTCTCAAGCTCTTTTTTTAGCTCTTTTGAAAGTGTATCAAAGCTATTTGCACTTAAAATATGCGCACTTAGCGCTTTTAAATCCACTTTTAGCTTATCTAGCGGTATTTGCGCGCTTAAATCTAGCGTTTTTAGCTCTTCTTTAAAATCAAAACGCGCTAAAATATCTTTTTTAAAAGTCTTATCGGTAGTAATTTGCTCACTTATTTCATCTTTTAGCTCTTTTTTTGCATCTTGGGCAATGCTGGTTTCTAATTTTGTCTTTAGCGCGCTAATTTCTTTTGCAAAATGGCTCTTTAGCGTGTTTTTTATATCCGTATCAAGTGTGTTTTTTGCCTGCTCTAGCTGCGTTTTTTGGTTTTTAGCTAGCTCTGCTTCTAGGGTTTTATTTTGCGCGATAAGATTTGTGCTAAGCTCTTTATACAAAGTATCGCGGCTTTGGGTGATGCTAGATTTTAAAGTTTGTGCTAGGGTGTTAAATTTTGTCTCATACGCTTTAAAATGCTCATTTTGCGCGCTCTCTTGGAGCGCTTTTAATTCTGCAAGCAACGCATCAATTTCTTTTATTTTTTCAACAATGAGCATATAAATCCTTTTTTCTTTTACTCGCGCGGCTTTGCAAGCAAGCTTGCCGCGTGACTATTCTTTACTTGACACAAGCCCAATTACTGCAAAATCCTGCCCGCTAAAAGGTGTGAGCGAGCCGCTTTCAAACGCATCAAAGCGTCCTTTTGCAATAGCTAGCAATCTATCTGCGCCGATAGTGGTTTTACGCCCTGCATCTTGCTTATCATCGATATAAAACACAGGTTTTTCTCCACCTACCATAACTACAGCATTTGAGCCTATAAGCGCGCCAAAGCTTAGAGGCTGCGCATCAGCATAATAGCTAGGTGGTGTTACCTTGCTAAAGTTTTGCGGATTAATATGCGCTTTATATTCCTCATCGCTTATATCAGTGTTTAGCATACCTACTTGCATAGAAGTCCATACATTCATATCTAGCACCACGCAGCCATCTATAAAGCCCAAAAGTCCGCTAAAGAGTCGATTTTTATCGCCTCTATCGCCTGCATACTTTTGCATCTCAATCCATTCTTTATCGCTTCTTAGCTGGTCTGCTTGGAAAGAATCTAATAAAACAATATAAGAATTATGAATGATAGAGATGTTGCCTTCGCTTATCACATCGCTTTTTATGGGTTTTAGCGGGAAAGATTCTTTATTTTTGAAATTCACGCCCGCGCGCGCCATAAAAATAGCGCGGCGAATCATCTTAACATTCATCACATCGCCCGCTACGATTTTTTTAGTGGCGCTTTGCACATTTCTTTCATTTGTAGTATCTTTATAGCCATTTGTGCTATCTGCCACTACGACATTAGTAAAGTCATTTGTGATGGCTGCGACAATATTTTTATCGCGTCTATCTTGTATCCACTCGCCTAAACTATCTGTAGCCTCGCGCACAAAGTCAATATGCTGCATTTTGCTATATTGTTTGATAGGAGAGCGCAAAGAATTGCCAACTACTCGCGGATACACCGTTTGAGAGAGGATTTCAAGTTGGTCATAGTTAGTCTCAAAGTCCGCATTTCCCTCTACGCCTGTGCCTGTGAGCTTAGCTTTTAGTCTTGGTCGAAATGGCTGCTCTTGCTCTACTTCAAACACACGCACGCCTCTATCTCCACCTTTACCTACAAAGCTTGCAAATGGGCTTTTAATCCATGATAAGCGCTCAATCTCAGTAGCGATTTTCACGCTAATATTTGGGTCGCTTTGGAGTCCTTCTAAAGAAATTGTATTCCATTGTAATGCTTGTGCCATTGTTTGTCCTTTCTATTTTAATATCGTGTTGTGGGGAGCTCTTGCTCACTAGAATCTGTAATATCCGCGCCTACACCGCTCACCTGCTGCGGTAAATCCTCTTTTGGCTGCTCTTTGTCCTCTTTAGGGTTTTGGCTGCCTTGCTTTAATGCTAGCAGTGCTTCAAAAAACTCATCTGGGGGCAGAGTCTGCATCTCTGCTTGAATGTCTTTAGGCAGTTGCAAATAAAACTCCATAAGCTCGTTTATATCCGCTTCAGGGTGTTTTTGCATAAAAGCATCTTGTGCGGCTTGCATATCCTGCATTTGTGTATCAAAGGCGATTTCTCCCTCTAATTCTTGTGCCTGCGCCTGTTTATCACCTATTTGCGTTTGCAAAAATTGATTTTGCAGGCTTAGAATTTTTTTGAAAAACTCCTCTCTATCTTCAAAAAAGAGATTTTCTAGCTCGGGGTCTTTATCAACTTCCTTTGAAGCAAGGCGAGCAAAATCTTGCTCAATGCTTTGCGCATTTTGCTCAATTTCTGCCTGCAAGGCTTTGAGTTGCTCTTGCTTCTCATTTTGTGGCATTTGTGGATTGCTCATTATAGCCCTCCGTATTCCATAAGTATGGTGCTAGGATAGAAATATTGGCATCTTACTTTAAATTTGCCCTTTTGCGCTGTGCCTGTGATTTGTGCTTTTAACACTTCTGCCTTTGAGAGTGTAAGCGCGACATTACAAACATTTACGCCCGCAATGCTTAAATCAACATCATCAGCTAAAACGCTCCTTTGCCCCTCAAAGCCTAAATCAAGTTTCACTCCAGCATCGCTTACCTCTAAGACTTCCACGCTTAAAGAAATAAGCTCAGCCAAAGCGGGGAGAATGATTAAATCCTCTTTAAAGTCGCTCAAATCCACTTCGCTTATCGCTAAATGCGTTACATTATGCACTATTTGACCTGCCATAATTTGCTCCTTTTAAAATTTTTGTTATTGTTAGAAACAAAACAAAAAAATAAAAGGGGTAAAAATATAAATTTATGCTAGAATCTAACCTAAAAAAGCGGAGTGATAGAGCTATGGCGCAAGAGCGAATTGAGCAGAGCAAAGCCGATATTATCAAATGGTGTATCACTTCGCAAGTGGCGGTGGGGGGAATGATTGTAGCACTAGTGAAGTTACTATAAAATGATAGAATTACTAAAGAATATTGGGCTTGGCTTTTTGTCAATGGCTCTTTTGCGCTTTTGAATTTTGATTTTAGAGCGCAGAGCTTTGTTATCACAGCTTTTTCCCTTGCTTTAATGGCTGGGTGCATTATCTTGCAAAATAGGAGTAGAGATGAATGAATTTTTCTTAAATTTTTTTGCCATAGTGAGCGGCGTTTTGTGCCTGTATGTGTGCTATTTGCTCTATAAACAAGATAAAGAGCTAAAAAAGAAGCATTAAGCTTTCTTTTTCGCAAGAATCACGCGGCAAATTTGCGCGCGGCAGTCTTAGGGATAAATTTATGAAAGAGCGCGTAAAGCTTGCTTTTGCTATGCAAAAAGGCGCGGTGGGATTTTTGATAAAATTTTAGATTTGCGATGAGAAATCGTAGTTTGCAAAAGCGAGGGATTTGCTAAACGCAAATGACCGCACACTTTGCGAAGCCGTTTTTAACGAAGTTTCTTTGAGACAAAGAGACAACGCGGCATTGTAAGATGCGCACGGTAGGATTTTACGATGATTTTGAATGTTGTGCAGCGCGTAAGCGAGGGAGTTTATTGAGATATAAATGACCGAAGCGCGCGCGCAAACTCATTCAAAAGCGCGTAAAAGCCAACGCGCGCTTAAAATTTAGCGCAAAGGCGACTTTTAAGTGCCTTAATCTCATCTTGCGCGCTTAGAATCTGCGCAATATCTTTACGCGCCTTTGCCTGTGCGAGCGCGCGCTCAAAGTAGCGCAAATGCAGGTTATAAATGGCAAATTCAAAATTATAGCCCGCCTTTTGCTCCAAAAACGCATATTTTTGCAAGCTACCTAAGGTTTTATCCTGCAAATACTGCGCTACTGGCGCTTGAATGTCTTGCGGGAGCGATTTTAATAGCAAAATATTTTTAGCGATGTAGTAATTATCCTCATCTTGCACAAGCGCGCATAAAAATGCCTCCATTTGCCCTAAATGTGTCGTATTTTTGACTTTTTGGCTTAAAAAATACTCGCGCGGCACGCCTGTGTGCGCGCAAACCTCACTCACTAAATAATCTTTTTGATAAAAGTTCTGCTCTTTTATAATCATATCTTTTAGCGTGTTTAAAAAGCTGTCTTTTTGCGCAGGGCTTGCGCATTTCTCAAGGTTTTTGTGAATAAAAAAGCCAAGCAGTGAGTGAAAAATAAAACGCGGCTTTTGCCTTAGCTCTAGCACTTCGCCTAAATCTTTCACACGCGTGCCTTTGGCGTTTAGATTTTCTATCACACAAACACGCGCATCATAAATATGATTTTTTAATAACACCGCGCACGCGCGCAAATTTGCCTCCTGCCCGCTAGAATCACTATCAAAAAGGAAAGTAATTTGCGCATTTAATGCTAAAAGCGCGCTTAAAAATTTATCATTAAACGCCGTGCCACCAGTGGCTACGCAGTTTTTTATCCCTAACAAATTTGCCGCAATCGCATCAAAATATCCCTCCACCACTAGCACTTTGCCCATTTTGCTAATCTCTTGCTTGGCGCGTGAAAAATTGTAGAGATTGAGCGATTTTTGGTATAAAAAACTCTCTTTTGAGTTGAGATATTTAGGGCTTTTGAGAAAGTTTGCATAAGGGTGAGTGCGCCCGACAAAGCCGATAGCTTGGTGATTGCGGTTAAAAAGTGTGATGATAATTCTATTTTTAAAAGGCGTTTTGGCTTTTAGGCTATTTTGGCTTAAGTTTTTAGTGTTAACTTCTTTAAACTTTTCATCGCAAAAAGAAAAGGGGTTTATCCCCTCCCCGCTCCCCTTAGCCCCGAAAAGATAAAAGCGCCGCTTTTTCTTTTCGGCAATCAAGGGGAGAGCCGCGCTGTTTCTGCTTCTAGCCAAAACACGGCGCGCGGACACTGCTGCCGCGCTTTTATCCGTGTTTTGGCACCACGAAGCAGGCGCGAAAGGCAGTGGCGCGAATTCTATTATATTTTGCGCGGGATTTTGTGCTTTATGCGCGGATTTATCTGTATTTTGTGCGCTTAAGAGTTCATTTTGTGCAAAACTTGTTATAAGTCCGATTTCTTGCGCCTGTGCGGGGGAGAAAAAGTGCAAAATATCCTCCACACCCTCGCAAAAGCCGATATTATACGCCGCGCAAGTTTGCATATTAAAACCTCGATTTAATAAATAATTTTGAATATCTTTGCGCTTTTGTAAATTTGCATAAAAGCGTGCGCTTAAATCCTTGCATTTTTGGCTAAAGTCCTTAAATTTGCTGCTTGCGTGCTTGCTTGTTTGGTTTAGAGGGCTTTGGAGGTTAAAAATATCGCACAGCTCCTGCACAGCCTCTTTAAAATCTATCTTTTTATACATCTGCACGAATTTTATCGCATCGCCGCTCTCCCCGCAGCCAAAGCAGTGATACATTTGCTTGAATTCACTCACGCAGAAACTATCGCTTTTCTCACTATGAAAAGGGCAGGAGGCGAAGTGATTTATGCCTTTTTTGCGCAGCGGGATAAAATACTGCACGACATCGATGATGTTAAGTTTTGCTTTAAAATGTTCCATTTGATTTACCCCCAATAAAAAACTCACAATACGCCCTTAATTGCGCCTTATTTAATGTAGAGTTAGCCACTTCCACCACTTTATCCTCCATATATTCCGCAAAACCCTCGATATTTTCACCATTTAAGCTTAAAAAGTGCATTCCCATATAAATAGCAGTGCGTTTATTGCCATCACAAAATGGGTGAAATTTAATGCACGCAAACATCAAATGCGCGAGTTTGTCACTCATTTGCGGATAAAATGCATCATTTTTTACATGCTCAAGCGCGCTTTGCAATAACCCTATGCCCTCTTTATGAAAACCGCTCAAGCCTCCAATTTTTTCTATTATATCATCATGAATAATCAAGGCTTGTGCTAAGCTTATGTATTTCATTTGTCTTTTAGTCTTTGAAATACAGCCAAAACTTGAGGTTTTTTAAGCTCTTTTTCACAAATGTTTCTTGCCTTTTTAAAATCGCTAGTGAGTGCTGTGCTGGACTTTTTAGGCTTTTGCTTTGTTTTTTTCATAATCTCTCCTTTTTTATCATATCCGCGCCAAGAAGCTTGCCGCGCGCCCAATTTCTACGCGAAATTCTAACTAAAAGAGCTTAGCAGCTTATTAATATCCTCCAAACTAATCTTCTCCGCATCGCTCTCCACTTCGCGGCTTAGATTTTCAAAGCGGCGCAAAGTGGGGTTAAAGCGCACTTTTTCTTTGTAGTGCTTGCCTGTTTGCTTGTTTTTTTTCAAAATCAAAACGCGCTCTTCTTCATTAAACTCTCTCATCTCACTTTTTGCCGCGCTATGCTCTAAGCGCAAGATGATGCTTGCCTCATGCCCGCCTTTTTTGCTGCCCATAGGATTATCTCTATCGCCCTTGCTTGTTTGCACGATTAAAAACACCAAAATCCCTAGAGAATGGCAAAGTCGCGCAAGGCTAGAGAATTTCAAACTCTCCTCCTCCTCCATATTGCGCCCATTTGGCGAAGAAATGCGCATTTGCGAATCGATTAAAAACACTTTCACGCCCTGCCGATAGAGATTTTTAATATTTTGCAAGATGCTGCTTAACTCATAGCCATCATTTAAAATTATCATATTTTCAAAGTTAAAGCGCTTAGCATCTTTGTCTTTTAGATACTGCTCGATAGTGAATTCAAAGCAGAAAAAGCCCACTTTGCGGCTTTTTGCCATATATTCTAAGATTTGCACGCCAAGTGTTGTCTTCCCCGCTTCAGGCTCGCCGCTTATAAGTATGAGCTGCGCGCCCTCAAATCCCCCCTCAAATACAGAATCTAAAAACGCAATGCCGCTTTTAAACTTCTCCACCGCGCCTTTTTGCGCATAAAAATGCAGCCACTCATTCA
The DNA window shown above is from Helicobacter jaachi and carries:
- a CDS encoding DUF4043 family protein yields the protein MAQALQWNTISLEGLQSDPNISVKIATEIERLSWIKSPFASFVGKGGDRGVRVFEVEQEQPFRPRLKAKLTGTGVEGNADFETNYDQLEILSQTVYPRVVGNSLRSPIKQYSKMQHIDFVREATDSLGEWIQDRRDKNIVAAITNDFTNVVVADSTNGYKDTTNERNVQSATKKIVAGDVMNVKMIRRAIFMARAGVNFKNKESFPLKPIKSDVISEGNISIIHNSYIVLLDSFQADQLRSDKEWIEMQKYAGDRGDKNRLFSGLLGFIDGCVVLDMNVWTSMQVGMLNTDISDEEYKAHINPQNFSKVTPPSYYADAQPLSFGALIGSNAVVMVGGEKPVFYIDDKQDAGRKTTIGADRLLAIAKGRFDAFESGSLTPFSGQDFAVIGLVSSKE
- a CDS encoding CHC2 zinc finger domain-containing protein; translated protein: MSFLLGVNQMEHFKAKLNIIDVVQYFIPLRKKGINHFASCPFHSEKSDSFCVSEFKQMYHCFGCGESGDAIKFVQMYKKIDFKEAVQELCDIFNLQSPLNQTSKHASSKFKDFSQKCKDLSARFYANLQKRKDIQNYLLNRGFNMQTCAAYNIGFCEGVEDILHFFSPAQAQEIGLITSFAQNELLSAQNTDKSAHKAQNPAQNIIEFAPLPFAPASWCQNTDKSAAAVSARRVLARSRNSAALPLIAEKKKRRFYLFGAKGSGEGINPFSFCDEKFKEVNTKNLSQNSLKAKTPFKNRIIITLFNRNHQAIGFVGRTHPYANFLKSPKYLNSKESFLYQKSLNLYNFSRAKQEISKMGKVLVVEGYFDAIAANLLGIKNCVATGGTAFNDKFLSALLALNAQITFLFDSDSSGQEANLRACAVLLKNHIYDARVCVIENLNAKGTRVKDLGEVLELRQKPRFIFHSLLGFFIHKNLEKCASPAQKDSFLNTLKDMIIKEQNFYQKDYLVSEVCAHTGVPREYFLSQKVKNTTHLGQMEAFLCALVQDEDNYYIAKNILLLKSLPQDIQAPVAQYLQDKTLGSLQKYAFLEQKAGYNFEFAIYNLHLRYFERALAQAKARKDIAQILSAQDEIKALKSRLCAKF
- a CDS encoding RAD55 family ATPase, which produces MLEREILHSMVHYPHFIGEFLSEVSLKCFSKKGLECLNLINTLQDKGALSINSFVESLSVAQRSDEFYIELLSSAPNANFLSLKESFIKAHKLALQREIAHKLLLASDNKELLDIDLLISSDKDMLAYKNMNEWLHFYAQKGAVEKFKSGIAFLDSVFEGGFEGAQLILISGEPEAGKTTLGVQILEYMAKSRKVGFFCFEFTIEQYLKDKDAKRFNFENMIILNDGYELSSILQNIKNLYRQGVKVFLIDSQMRISSPNGRNMEEEESLKFSSLARLCHSLGILVFLIVQTSKGDRDNPMGSKKGGHEASIILRLEHSAAKSEMREFNEEERVLILKKNKQTGKHYKEKVRFNPTLRRFENLSREVESDAEKISLEDINKLLSSFS
- a CDS encoding type II toxin-antitoxin system death-on-curing family toxin; translated protein: MKYISLAQALIIHDDIIEKIGGLSGFHKEGIGLLQSALEHVKNDAFYPQMSDKLAHLMFACIKFHPFCDGNKRTAIYMGMHFLSLNGENIEGFAEYMEDKVVEVANSTLNKAQLRAYCEFFIGGKSNGTF